One genomic region from Gemmatimonadota bacterium encodes:
- a CDS encoding phytanoyl-CoA dioxygenase family protein: MNHRLTSGQINSYRKNGFLIIEDFLDAGELETWRTAVDEAVALRDRNRLPEGSFHLDRKVTAKDEAVFRQRTNLWMDHDGVRALMLDSRLGRTAADLEGIDGIRIWHDQALIKLPWANPTTWHQDNTKWSFASEHAITIWVALDDVTIQNGCMFFMPGSHIARRDDFPAAGNQVGAMFEAYPDLGRQEPVPVVMPAGGCSFHNGLIVHAANANMTPYPRRAFTCAYMPDHSTFNGIPNVLPNRILDTIEVGDPLDDEDQNPLIYSNDVS, translated from the coding sequence ATGAACCATCGATTGACGAGCGGGCAGATCAACTCCTACCGCAAAAACGGATTCCTCATCATCGAGGACTTTCTGGATGCCGGAGAACTGGAGACCTGGCGGACGGCGGTAGATGAAGCGGTCGCGCTGCGCGACCGGAACCGGTTGCCCGAAGGATCCTTTCACCTTGACAGGAAGGTAACGGCGAAGGACGAAGCCGTATTCCGGCAGCGGACCAACCTGTGGATGGATCATGACGGAGTCCGCGCACTGATGCTGGACAGCCGGCTGGGCAGGACGGCGGCCGACCTGGAAGGGATCGACGGCATTCGCATCTGGCACGATCAGGCCCTGATCAAGCTGCCCTGGGCGAATCCCACCACCTGGCACCAGGACAATACCAAGTGGTCCTTCGCGTCGGAACACGCCATCACCATCTGGGTCGCCCTGGACGATGTGACGATCCAGAATGGCTGCATGTTCTTCATGCCGGGTTCACACATAGCGCGGCGGGACGATTTCCCGGCGGCAGGGAACCAGGTGGGGGCCATGTTCGAAGCCTACCCCGATCTCGGCCGGCAGGAACCCGTGCCCGTCGTCATGCCTGCGGGCGGATGTTCCTTTCACAACGGACTGATCGTGCACGCCGCCAATGCGAACATGACGCCCTATCCCCGGCGGGCTTTTACCTGTGCCTACATGCCCGACCACAGCACGTTCAACGGCATACCCAACGTGCTTCCGAATCGGATCCTGGATACCATCGAAGTCGGAGACCCGCTGGATGATGAAGACCAGAATCCGCTTATTTACTCAAATGATGTTTCCTGA
- a CDS encoding phytanoyl-CoA dioxygenase family protein produces MSGDGVVTEDMIRRFREDGAVCIRQAFDPHWVSVVEAGVSRNLAEPSDYAGTLKAGEEDRGGFFDDYCNWQRIPEYRDFVFHSPAGAMTARLMGSGSSVFYHEHLLVKWPGTLKRTPWHHDQPYYPVNGRQNVSLWMPLDPVTEAACVQFVRGSHNWNRWFVPRKFATESNYALEDAAAKPMLGDRPFEDVPPIDEHPEDYDILAWDMEPGDVIAFHMCSLHGAAGNQSLTGARRVLATRWLGDDARFTTRPWEISPTVTGGLVPGDPMACELFPRVWPV; encoded by the coding sequence TTGAGCGGGGATGGAGTCGTAACCGAAGACATGATACGGCGGTTCCGGGAAGACGGAGCGGTATGCATCCGCCAGGCCTTTGATCCGCACTGGGTGTCCGTCGTGGAAGCCGGCGTGTCGCGCAACCTGGCCGAGCCAAGCGACTACGCGGGCACTCTGAAGGCGGGCGAAGAAGACCGGGGCGGATTCTTCGACGACTACTGCAACTGGCAACGGATTCCCGAGTACCGCGACTTCGTGTTCCACTCGCCCGCGGGCGCCATGACGGCGCGGCTCATGGGATCCGGTAGTTCGGTGTTCTATCACGAGCACCTGCTGGTCAAGTGGCCCGGGACGCTTAAGCGGACGCCCTGGCACCACGACCAGCCCTATTACCCGGTGAACGGCCGCCAGAACGTCTCGCTGTGGATGCCGCTCGACCCGGTGACAGAAGCGGCCTGCGTACAGTTCGTCCGGGGATCGCACAACTGGAACCGCTGGTTCGTGCCCCGCAAGTTCGCCACGGAAAGCAACTACGCCCTCGAGGACGCCGCGGCGAAGCCCATGCTGGGAGACAGGCCATTCGAAGACGTGCCGCCCATCGACGAACACCCGGAGGACTACGATATCCTGGCGTGGGACATGGAGCCCGGCGACGTCATCGCCTTTCATATGTGTTCGCTTCACGGCGCGGCGGGCAACCAATCTCTTACCGGGGCGCGCCGCGTCCTGGCCACGCGCTGGCTCGGAGACGACGCCCGGTTCACCACCCGGCCCTGGGAGATTTCTCCCACGGTTACCGGCGGCCTGGTTCCGGGAGATCCCATGGCCTGTGAGCTGTTCCCACGGGTATGGCCGGTTTGA
- a CDS encoding peptide ABC transporter substrate-binding protein has protein sequence MKKWIRPVRAAHKRFPALFAQGRFVAVATCLLGFFLCFLPAAVLTGAVPVVNSIGKEMPADAAPLEQQVFRYTLVEPLTFDVSINIYEGQGALTLFERLVMLDKNLELVGAAATSWKQSADGLRWTFKLRPDGRWSDGRAVTAHDFEYTYKRFLDPAVASPYAFFYYEIKGARPFNQGSVTDPSTVGVRALDDFTLEIETEKPCPYLPFIVAFTGSGPVPRWQVEKHGVRWSEAGNLVANASYTLSEWQKGRQATLTLNPYYTGPHKGYLEKIVQIFTTGHPGTPPYENDEIDYLRVLLTDLPFIENHPILKSELTYYAFPETWYLFFKTREPPFDDVRVRRAISHAIDREAMCKVVLRNTGVPAYSMLPPKFPGSADASIRDVQAYDTERARALLAEAGYPEGKGFPLIDFWIGKTNPQISYTAQAIQAMLGNALGLRLRMRGSEDKVYRDNMYEWNIPMGLGGFNADYPDPNNLLGMVWRSQPRGFGRQDWRNDDFDRLIDTAADEMDHETRMGMYREAERLLVEDVGGAFLYHNLTVDLRKPYLKGLEVNKFGYAMFSWIGIMHTKMYIAQH, from the coding sequence ATGAAGAAATGGATACGACCGGTCCGGGCCGCACACAAGCGCTTCCCGGCCTTGTTCGCACAGGGCCGTTTCGTCGCCGTCGCGACCTGCCTGCTCGGGTTCTTCCTCTGCTTCCTGCCGGCTGCCGTATTGACCGGCGCCGTCCCCGTGGTCAACTCCATCGGAAAAGAGATGCCGGCGGACGCGGCGCCCCTGGAACAGCAGGTGTTCCGCTACACGCTGGTAGAACCACTGACCTTCGATGTCAGCATCAACATATACGAGGGCCAGGGAGCGCTGACCCTGTTCGAGCGCCTGGTCATGCTCGACAAGAACCTGGAACTGGTCGGGGCGGCGGCAACGTCGTGGAAACAGTCGGCGGACGGTCTGCGCTGGACGTTCAAACTTCGTCCCGACGGAAGATGGAGCGACGGACGCGCCGTAACGGCGCACGACTTCGAATATACCTACAAACGATTTCTCGATCCGGCCGTAGCAAGTCCTTACGCCTTCTTCTACTACGAAATCAAAGGCGCCCGCCCGTTCAACCAGGGCAGTGTGACCGACCCGTCGACCGTGGGCGTGCGGGCCCTGGACGACTTCACTTTGGAGATCGAAACAGAGAAGCCCTGTCCCTACCTGCCCTTCATCGTCGCGTTCACCGGGTCGGGACCGGTGCCCCGGTGGCAGGTGGAAAAACACGGGGTACGATGGAGCGAGGCCGGGAACCTGGTAGCCAACGCGAGCTACACCCTTTCCGAATGGCAGAAGGGCAGGCAGGCCACGCTGACCCTCAATCCCTACTATACCGGTCCCCACAAGGGTTATCTCGAGAAAATCGTCCAGATCTTCACCACCGGACATCCGGGCACCCCGCCCTACGAGAACGACGAGATCGACTACCTCAGGGTCCTGCTGACCGACCTCCCTTTCATTGAGAACCATCCGATCCTGAAATCCGAGCTTACCTACTACGCCTTTCCGGAGACCTGGTACCTGTTCTTCAAGACCCGCGAGCCGCCCTTCGACGATGTCCGGGTGCGGCGCGCGATCAGCCACGCCATCGACCGCGAGGCGATGTGCAAGGTCGTTCTGCGTAATACGGGCGTGCCCGCATACTCCATGTTGCCGCCCAAATTCCCGGGTAGTGCAGACGCGTCCATCCGGGACGTGCAGGCCTACGACACCGAGCGCGCCCGCGCCCTGCTGGCCGAAGCGGGCTACCCGGAAGGCAAGGGTTTTCCACTGATCGATTTCTGGATCGGCAAGACCAACCCACAGATCAGCTACACCGCCCAGGCTATACAGGCGATGCTTGGCAATGCGCTGGGCCTGCGACTCCGCATGCGGGGATCGGAAGACAAGGTATACCGGGACAACATGTACGAGTGGAACATCCCCATGGGCCTGGGGGGGTTCAACGCGGACTATCCCGATCCAAACAACCTGCTCGGCATGGTGTGGCGGTCGCAGCCGAGAGGATTCGGGCGGCAGGACTGGCGCAACGACGACTTCGACCGGCTGATCGACACGGCGGCGGACGAGATGGATCACGAAACACGCATGGGCATGTACCGTGAGGCGGAGCGGCTGCTCGTGGAAGACGTGGGTGGCGCGTTTCTGTACCACAACTTGACGGTGGATCTGCGGAAACCCTATCTCAAAGGGCTCGAAGTCAACAAGTTCGGATACGCCATGTTCTCCTGGATCGGTATCATGCATACGAAAATGTACATCGCCCAACACTGA
- a CDS encoding biotin transporter BioY, with translation MSRNVRLATASLMAALTAVSAYINIPIGPVPITMQTFFVMLSGAVLGGRWGAGSQIVYVCLGLAGIPVFAGGMSGPAVVLSPTFGYLVGFVLGAFLTGSYVDRFTRNSIPHLAAGMLLGHVAIFGCGLLHLYAYFNFYAGVETTWPATLAVGLLPFIPSGLVKLVLAVSVARTLSRYVRLERL, from the coding sequence TTGTCCAGGAACGTACGGCTGGCCACGGCATCCCTGATGGCGGCGCTGACCGCCGTGAGCGCCTATATCAACATACCCATCGGCCCCGTGCCGATCACGATGCAGACCTTCTTCGTCATGCTTTCGGGCGCCGTACTGGGCGGCCGCTGGGGCGCCGGCAGCCAGATCGTCTACGTATGCCTCGGGCTGGCCGGCATCCCGGTATTCGCCGGTGGCATGAGCGGCCCGGCGGTCGTGCTCTCCCCCACCTTCGGCTACCTCGTAGGGTTCGTTCTTGGCGCATTCCTGACCGGAAGTTACGTGGATCGTTTCACCCGGAACAGCATCCCCCATCTCGCCGCCGGGATGCTGCTCGGCCATGTCGCCATCTTCGGATGCGGCCTGCTGCATCTGTACGCCTACTTCAACTTCTACGCGGGCGTGGAGACCACCTGGCCCGCCACGCTGGCCGTCGGCCTGCTCCCCTTTATCCCCTCCGGCCTGGTCAAACTCGTCCTCGCGGTGTCCGTCGCCCGCACCCTGTCGAGGTATGTCCGGCTGGAGAGACTGTAG
- a CDS encoding sugar phosphate isomerase/epimerase encodes MRVGIRTTGRLNDTPFEAVCAWMAEKGFDTIDVSRIDGDMVRTAEAHGVAIGQVDLVAGTELLSDDSGRREQALGASRDSIQRAVDHGVTNMFYVAPAPVDPAQGRDATFQQWKRTMPDIVDFAESRGATIALEGWPGGSTHHERIGATPEMLRAMFEACPSPAFGINYDPSHLIRLGVDPMRFLNEFGHRAHHVHAKDTVFDEEALYLYGRIKPSFDSAVAFGEGYWRYCIPGEGLADWALIVKRLEDFGYDGILSIEHEDGRYYGSWELEEEGFVRARAHLKRYML; translated from the coding sequence ATGAGAGTGGGTATACGCACGACTGGCCGATTGAACGATACGCCCTTCGAAGCGGTATGCGCGTGGATGGCCGAAAAGGGGTTCGATACGATCGACGTGTCCCGGATCGACGGCGACATGGTCCGGACCGCCGAAGCGCACGGTGTGGCCATCGGCCAGGTGGACCTCGTGGCGGGCACGGAACTGCTGAGCGACGATTCCGGCCGTCGCGAACAGGCGCTGGGCGCCTCCCGGGATTCCATCCAGCGCGCGGTGGACCATGGCGTAACCAACATGTTCTACGTGGCGCCGGCCCCCGTGGATCCCGCCCAGGGCCGGGATGCGACCTTCCAGCAGTGGAAGCGCACCATGCCGGACATCGTGGATTTCGCCGAATCCCGGGGGGCGACCATCGCCCTGGAGGGTTGGCCCGGGGGGTCGACCCACCATGAGCGAATCGGCGCAACACCCGAGATGCTTCGCGCCATGTTCGAGGCCTGCCCGTCGCCCGCTTTCGGCATCAACTACGATCCGTCGCACCTGATCAGGCTGGGCGTGGATCCGATGCGCTTCCTGAATGAGTTCGGCCACAGGGCCCACCACGTGCACGCCAAGGACACCGTGTTCGACGAGGAAGCGCTCTATCTTTACGGCAGAATCAAACCTTCCTTTGATTCTGCCGTCGCCTTCGGCGAAGGCTACTGGCGGTACTGCATACCCGGCGAGGGGCTGGCCGACTGGGCGCTCATCGTCAAACGGCTCGAGGATTTCGGTTACGACGGCATACTGAGCATCGAGCACGAGGACGGGCGGTACTATGGTTCGTGGGAGCTGGAGGAAGAGGGATTCGTCCGGGCGCGGGCGCACCTCAAACGCTATATGCTGTAG
- the bcp gene encoding thioredoxin-dependent thiol peroxidase, producing the protein MLQAGDPAPEFTMEADKGGSVSLKDLRGKTVVLYFYPKDDTPGCTRESCAFRDHYPSFQNQDVRVFGVSCDDIPSHEKFSAKFNLPFPLLSDPDTSVSTAYGVYKEKTNYGRKYMGIERSTFVIDGDGRISRIFRNVKVDGHVEKVLHEVSG; encoded by the coding sequence ATGCTGCAGGCAGGAGATCCAGCGCCCGAGTTCACGATGGAGGCGGACAAGGGCGGAAGCGTTTCGCTCAAGGACCTCAGGGGAAAAACCGTGGTCCTATACTTCTATCCAAAGGACGACACCCCCGGATGTACCCGGGAGTCCTGCGCCTTCAGGGACCATTACCCGTCGTTTCAGAACCAGGATGTCCGGGTCTTCGGCGTCAGCTGCGACGATATTCCTTCCCACGAAAAGTTCAGCGCGAAGTTCAACCTGCCCTTCCCGCTGCTGAGCGACCCGGACACCTCCGTGTCCACGGCGTACGGCGTGTACAAGGAGAAGACGAACTACGGCCGGAAGTATATGGGGATCGAGCGATCGACTTTCGTCATCGACGGCGACGGCCGGATCTCCAGGATCTTCCGAAACGTGAAGGTGGACGGGCACGTCGAGAAGGTCCTGCACGAAGTGTCCGGCTGA
- the trmB gene encoding tRNA (guanosine(46)-N7)-methyltransferase TrmB produces the protein MEQMTLSSESRQPAAVAGDVEFRVRENEEQVRWDRLFDNDSPVEVEIGCGKGRFLINSAMAYPGINYIGIERALRYFRIMKERVVRRELTNIRLLRDDAVYFVERFIPDEAVSAYHVYFPDPWPKKRHRKRRLFNARFLEEIVRTLAVGGTLDFATDYVEYYEETLALLETSDRLTALKEIPERVRELGGDLTNFETKYTAEGRTIHRGAYVKS, from the coding sequence ATGGAACAAATGACCCTTTCCTCCGAATCGCGTCAACCTGCGGCAGTTGCCGGGGACGTGGAATTCCGCGTACGGGAAAACGAGGAACAGGTCCGATGGGACCGGTTGTTCGATAACGACAGTCCCGTGGAGGTCGAGATCGGATGCGGCAAAGGCCGTTTCCTCATCAATTCGGCCATGGCCTATCCGGGTATCAATTACATCGGCATCGAAAGAGCGTTGCGGTATTTCCGCATCATGAAGGAACGGGTGGTGCGGCGGGAACTTACCAACATCCGCCTGCTGCGGGATGACGCCGTGTATTTTGTGGAGAGATTCATACCCGATGAGGCCGTATCGGCCTACCACGTCTACTTCCCCGATCCCTGGCCGAAGAAGCGTCATCGGAAACGCCGTTTGTTCAACGCCCGGTTCCTCGAAGAGATCGTACGCACGCTGGCCGTGGGCGGAACCCTCGATTTCGCCACGGATTACGTCGAATACTACGAGGAGACCCTGGCCCTGCTCGAAACGTCCGACCGTTTGACGGCGCTGAAGGAAATCCCCGAGCGGGTGAGGGAACTGGGCGGCGACCTGACCAATTTCGAGACGAAGTATACAGCCGAGGGCCGGACCATACACCGTGGGGCATACGTAAAATCCTGA
- a CDS encoding histidinol-phosphatase HisJ family protein, translating into MLDYHMHVENYYPFGRSPDDRPDGTDPMETMHMFAASAADHGVQEITITEHVYHFVQAKDIVDRPWSDALCFYDMDYYVELLQSARREGLPIKTGIEMDYIEGKEPVIERIVEGYPWDFVLGSVHWIGDWGFDLASMADEWDRRSVDQAYRDYFRLLGQAVQTGCFDSMSHPDLIKLRGHMPEGDVSDLYETFAEQVSGQEGLCVEISSAGIRKPVGRIYPERPLLEACARRGISITTASDAHFVEDIGRDFDQVKSLASACGYDEAMSFDRRRATPVPIE; encoded by the coding sequence ATGCTCGACTACCACATGCACGTAGAGAACTACTATCCCTTCGGACGGTCGCCTGATGACCGGCCCGACGGGACAGATCCCATGGAGACCATGCATATGTTTGCGGCCTCGGCGGCCGACCATGGCGTACAGGAAATAACCATCACGGAACACGTGTACCACTTCGTGCAGGCGAAGGACATCGTGGACAGGCCCTGGTCCGATGCGTTGTGTTTCTACGACATGGACTATTACGTGGAACTGCTCCAGTCCGCCCGCCGTGAGGGACTGCCCATCAAGACCGGCATCGAGATGGATTACATCGAAGGCAAGGAACCTGTAATCGAACGGATCGTCGAGGGGTATCCCTGGGATTTCGTACTGGGCTCCGTGCACTGGATCGGCGACTGGGGATTCGACCTGGCTTCCATGGCGGACGAGTGGGACCGGAGGTCGGTGGACCAGGCCTACCGGGACTACTTCCGCCTGCTGGGACAGGCCGTGCAGACCGGCTGTTTCGATTCCATGTCCCACCCGGATCTCATCAAGCTGAGGGGGCATATGCCCGAAGGCGATGTCTCGGATCTGTACGAAACCTTTGCCGAGCAGGTGAGCGGCCAGGAGGGTCTCTGCGTCGAAATCAGCTCGGCGGGCATACGAAAACCCGTGGGCCGAATCTACCCGGAACGCCCCCTGCTGGAAGCGTGCGCCCGCCGCGGAATCTCCATCACGACGGCATCCGATGCCCACTTCGTGGAGGACATCGGCAGGGATTTCGACCAGGTGAAGTCCCTTGCAAGCGCCTGCGGTTATGACGAGGCCATGTCTTTTGACCGTCGGCGCGCGACGCCGGTACCCATCGAATAG